CGGGATTGAAATTGCATAAGAGCCTATGTCCGGACATGTTGTCTTTCGCCACTAAAAGCGCTTTCCTATTATGATATGTTCAGAAGTAcatgaagaaacagttcataatagggaaaTTCCCTTTGTGGCGTATGACGACTTTTCCGGACATGGGTTCCCATGCAATTTTAATCGATATCATGTGTTTCAACTGCAATAGAAATCTGTTACATCATTCATGCCTCCTCCCTTGTCAtgcataaatttctttaagcttgtacataacaaaaaataggctaaaaatgtcatttaataaaactgtaGCTTAAAGAACTAAACCGATTGGTTTGAAATTTGCTATACCAAAGTATCTGAGGTCTGATAAATCTCATgcaatggggaaaaaaattgttccaaagCGTAATCTATCATGGAAAAAAATCAGCGTCTGTCGCACTAAAAGGAAAATCACTCATACACTTTATCGACAATAATTTTACGATAATTCTTAacatagaaacaaaaaaaactgtaaaatttcgatatttttgtaCATGTTACATAAACTGCAAAACTGTGGCTTTATTATCTATCCGAATTTGGTGTCGAAAAACTCCAAAAATTGTGTGTTGTTTTTAGTTAATACCGAATAAAGCGCCTATACACACgtaaaaagtttagttaaatCTAAACAAATGAGAAATCTTACACTAAGATCTAATGAACTTACactatttatgaattattttgattcattttggCGTACTTAAATCTTCCGTCTGTCGACAACGGAAGATTATGTTTACAATTCGAACACAAGaaattatagtttgtctaaagcaAGAACTCCCTTAATTATTCAActggacccgtggcggtgacCATGGTAACGAGGTGTagctatttcaagtaggggggGGGGTCACtatttaggacaggttttggctctCGTCGGCGAGAAGGGGAAtctttcttcggtctattgtgttagccctaaaGTGAAGAGAATCTACCTTCCCTGAATTGCGCTATTCTTgcttccatagcagcagacggcctcagactttgtggcggggggagttcttaccatagacaaactataagttAGTTTTCGCCTCCCACGTTACTGAATATTCCGCAAAAAACAGGTATAAACAGTTATAAAAggcaagtatttttttagttgtttaataaaaataattatattctcgCATCAAACGAcaacaacatatttttctaacaattacatcaaacaattttatagcatttaatttCTATCCGGTTCGGTTTGAGTCtagtttgaatttataataatattctctTTGCGCTGTGTGTTCGtttgatttaaaagtaattttattttattagaaacgatgtatatatataaatcagaTATATCAGAAAAAGTGAGACATCCTTAATGAATAACACTTTGTATAATATATGTCATGTGATGACTACAATTTAAGgtgtttacaaaacaaaaatgaagcaaaaacatTACATTTGTGCTCTTGTGTATGACTTAGAGCCAAAGTATGTCATATAAAAAGTGTGCCGACAAAAAGGTATTGCAATTCCGTTTGAAAATtgactactttgttacaatgtttaatttataataaagatacTATGTATCCAAgtggtgcagttttaatttatactgttttttttttaagtcaccATGTAGATGTAACATTTTAAGCGCAATTCTGCCCCAACTAAAGGCCACAGAACAGATAGTCACAACAGGCTCTCCACAACAGACAGGATTAACAGGTTCTCCACAACAGACAGGATTAACAGGATCTCCACAGCAGACAGGATTAACAGGATCTCCACAGCAGACAGGATTAACCACAGACTCTCTACACCAAACAGGATTAACAACTGACTCTTTACAGTCGTCAGGATTAACAACAGACTCTTTACAGTCGACAGGATTAACAACAGACTCTTCACAGTCGACAGGATTAACAACAGACTCTCCCCTACAGACAGGATTAGCAACAGACTCTCCACAACAGACAGGATTACCAACAGATCCTCCCCAACAGACAGGATTACCAACAGACTCTCCATAACAGATAGAATTTACAACTGTCAACCTACTAATAACTGGAATTCCAGGAAAAGGCCTTAAATAACAAGCAGGATTCATAACAGGCTCTTCACGACAAACTgaataatcaaagaaaaatcaatggaaaataagattttattaatgacGAATTTGATAACGGTTTCTTTCagtattattctaaaaaaatttgaaaatacaaaattttgagcatttaaagaattaaaaaaacatttattttacataatttatgatGCATAAACTTGTCTCATTTATCGCCtaagaatttattgttttggactaaaatattattgagcagattgcatttcaaatcactaaattcaaatcaaattttagtttttctttcctacattttttcaaataacataccaaatgctttttttaaatcttgtttacatcaatatttaaagcttagaaatataattggcaattttaaaatattcagttgtTTCATTTGCAATTAGAATAGATCCtacaatcattaataaaaaatttatttgttcatttttatcagacaatttatgaaatgtaaataaataaatgaaaatagtatAAGGAAAACAGAGTAGTTTAATTTATCATCGattcaagcaaaaataattttaaaaacaagtattcTAATCTAAACGTGAACAtgaactttccttttttttcttggaattttaaaattatttttcatatttatatttagctattaagaaattttatttctagtgatttttctattagagctgaaatataattatgaagttGTAAAAGtactatcagaattttttttcactccattacatgaaattaataattattattaaatatattttcttgatttggtttgtcttttttatagttaagtGTCACTTTTATATTGAATAACAATTATGGGTATGGAGGGTTGAAAAGTTCCGTATTTGCAAAccacgaaaataaataaacaaaaatacagaaatCTGTAGTTGtcattaatatgaaattaataaatttcagtcattatatgtttgttttctcttcagattattcaaatatttaattcaattacaaaaatttattcagtttattataaaaatttaacattcaagttcgtgttttattaattatcagttatttgcaattttttcgtACATCGTATTTACAAAATAGGTATTAGTCATTTGAAAGCAATTTCAATGGCTGActcataaaatagttattatagcATTATTCAGAAATCAGCTCAGTCTTTAGACTTAGGTCTTCAATTTCGAGATTCATCCAAAAGGgagtttttttaccataattggTGGGCAAATTTAGGTAAGGCATGCCTACATTTTCCGAATACAGTTGCAGcgtatagaaattatttttgatctcGGAATTTGGAAATCgaaatataaacatttctttcttattaacaaaatgcaatttaaagaatttcgaCTGTTAGGGGCTTGTCCCtttcagtaatatattttatgttattattcattctcttattttaagttaagataaaagaaagagagagatttaaattttttctttagaatgtGGTTATGAATTTTATACCTAGCATAGAATAGGAAAATACCAGTGCAGGGAATGATTGAAGATAGTtcataaccttaaaaaaaacagtgtaaGGAATCCAGAGTAATGGCTATTTTAGTCAAAACTACAGAGCGGGGAATATCAGGCTAGTATATACCGGACAGAGactttcattataataataaaaaaaattttaaaaaagcagtgTAGGGAACAGTAGGTAAGTTTACAATGAACAATAACCTGCACTTTCTCTCTAGGTTATTATCAGtcttaatttagtaatttttttaaaaataaactggtaaatacgattttaaaaaaatagatattaatcGCATCGTCCGGCATATTCCGATATTAAGAGCAATATCTCGATATGTGCTTTCCCGGTATTCTCTACGctgtttttcaagaaaaagggCCCCTTGTCCGGTATTTCCGACACGGatgttttttaagattaaggACCATTGTCCGGTCTTCATACACTAATGTTATTTAAGATCAAGGACTATAGTCCGATAATACctatactgatatttttttttaaatcttgtctTAGTGCGAAATTCGTAGCCAacaaaatagacaaaataaaaattattccttttctaTAGCTTAGAATTAAAAGGCGAGATTAAAAACAGTGCAGTTTTCTGAATAATGccttaatgttataaattttaacaattattataatacttcAGTCGATTTATGTAACTTTTACTTATGaatgtttaatagttttaataattcaagGCAACATCGGTGATAAACTTATTAGAAagtaacatttgaaaataagatataaCACTGAGAGGATTTAAAGATCTTTATCATTAAATAcaaggattaaaattttattcaatattaacgATTCATTTTTCATGGTTATATACAGCCgcattttaaaatccattttcaatcttcttttctttaaatttattttattttagttattgggttgctttaattttaacgagcttttttatgtttactttttataccAAATCATTGACATTCGAAATAGTGGGGTTGGCTCAATGGGCTTGACATTAAGC
This region of Parasteatoda tepidariorum isolate YZ-2023 chromosome X1, CAS_Ptep_4.0, whole genome shotgun sequence genomic DNA includes:
- the LOC107447994 gene encoding protein piccolo-like isoform X2; the protein is MKYLGIILMSSLTFILSPCRCNILSAILPQLKATEQIVTTGSPQQTGLTGSPQQTGLTTDSLHQTGLTTDSLQSSGLTTDSLQSTGLTTDSSQSTGLTTDSPLQTGLATDSPQQTGLPTDPPQQTGLPTDSP
- the LOC107447994 gene encoding probable GH family 25 lysozyme 3 isoform X1; translation: MKYLGIILMSSLTFILSPCRCNILSAILPQLKATEQIVTTGSPQQTGLTGSPQQTGLTGSPQQTGLTGSPQQTGLTTDSLHQTGLTTDSLQSSGLTTDSLQSTGLTTDSSQSTGLTTDSPLQTGLATDSPQQTGLPTDPPQQTGLPTDSP